A stretch of Cupriavidus necator DNA encodes these proteins:
- a CDS encoding branched-chain amino acid ABC transporter permease yields MDIVSFLIQCLNSVQYGLLLFLVASGLTLIFGIMGVINLAHGSFYMLGAYLAFTLAGLTGNLFIAIPLGIVLAVAFGYVLEWAFFSYLYERDHLQQVLMTYGLILVFEELRSILVGDDVHGVQVPALLDGALAIGNDMTYPVYRLFISAVCLVVALAMYYVIRRTRLGMMIRAGATNREMVQSLGINITVLYRFVFALGVALAVLAGMIAAPVSSVYPGMGAQVLIVCFVVVVIGGIGSVKGALVASLLLGFVDTFGKVFWQEAAGVLIYLLMAVILLWKPQGLFKAG; encoded by the coding sequence ATGGATATCGTCTCCTTCCTGATCCAGTGCCTGAACAGTGTCCAGTACGGCCTGCTGCTGTTCCTGGTGGCCAGCGGCCTGACGCTGATCTTCGGCATCATGGGCGTGATCAATCTCGCCCACGGCAGCTTCTACATGCTGGGCGCCTACCTGGCCTTCACGCTTGCCGGCCTGACCGGCAACCTGTTTATCGCCATCCCGCTCGGCATCGTGCTGGCGGTGGCATTCGGCTACGTGCTGGAATGGGCCTTCTTCAGCTACCTGTATGAACGCGACCACCTGCAGCAGGTGCTGATGACCTACGGGCTGATCCTGGTGTTCGAGGAGTTGCGCAGCATCCTGGTCGGCGATGACGTGCACGGCGTGCAGGTGCCTGCGCTGCTGGACGGCGCGTTGGCGATCGGCAACGACATGACTTATCCGGTGTACCGCCTCTTTATCTCCGCGGTATGCCTGGTGGTGGCGCTGGCGATGTACTACGTGATCCGGCGCACCCGGCTGGGCATGATGATCCGCGCCGGCGCCACCAACCGCGAGATGGTGCAGTCGCTGGGCATCAACATCACGGTGCTGTACCGCTTCGTGTTCGCGCTGGGCGTGGCGCTGGCGGTGCTGGCCGGCATGATCGCCGCGCCGGTGTCGTCGGTCTATCCGGGCATGGGGGCGCAGGTGCTGATCGTCTGCTTCGTGGTGGTGGTGATCGGCGGCATCGGCTCGGTCAAGGGCGCGCTGGTGGCGTCGCTGCTGCTGGGCTTCGTCGATACCTTCGGCAAGGTGTTCTGGCAGGAGGCGGCCGGCGTGTTGATCTACCTGCTGATGGCGGTGATCCTGCTGTGGAAGCCGCAGGGACTGTTCAAGGCAGGATGA